In one Sandaracinaceae bacterium genomic region, the following are encoded:
- a CDS encoding IPT/TIG domain-containing protein, with product MPSRNASFTCSCTAPYDGDTCELDASMPTITELTPDGTLSGPWVPGIPFTVTGTNFAPDVTLSLGGMDVSITRTSATQLDGFVPFGFASGDHSLVVTNPGVGMVTHGSTVFVP from the coding sequence GTGCCAAGTCGCAACGCGTCGTTCACGTGTAGCTGCACCGCACCCTACGACGGGGACACCTGCGAGCTGGACGCGTCCATGCCGACCATCACGGAGCTCACGCCCGACGGAACGCTCAGCGGGCCCTGGGTGCCCGGCATCCCCTTCACCGTGACGGGCACCAACTTCGCGCCGGACGTCACGCTCAGCCTCGGGGGCATGGACGTCAGCATCACGCGCACGTCGGCCACGCAGCTCGATGGGTTCGTCCCGTTCGGCTTCGCGTCCGGTGACCACAGCCTCGTGGTGACCAACCCGGGGGTCGGCATGGTCACGCACGGAAGCACCGTCTTCGTGCCATGA